The Spirochaeta isovalerica genome includes a window with the following:
- a CDS encoding FecR family protein: MKTCRIGLHSLVFPTILILFTFQIWTESHISYLEGMVTIIRDNKEISGDFGTPLFERDRILTGPDSLAVLEIESRCTLKLKSDTTLVLETAGQSINVSLRQGGLFSRIKKLLGKEYNVRTGDTVAGVRGTEFFVAFGETIEETPDIWLCVNEGAVEVALPATGESLIVREGEGITIPAGNRLTTPRSYSWTADLNWNIDPDKGELKDETDLSGAYADLRDFDYD; the protein is encoded by the coding sequence ATGAAAACTTGCAGAATAGGGCTACATAGCCTTGTTTTTCCCACCATTTTAATTCTTTTTACATTCCAGATATGGACTGAATCCCATATATCCTATCTCGAAGGCATGGTGACTATAATAAGAGATAACAAAGAAATATCCGGCGATTTCGGGACTCCGCTTTTCGAGAGAGATCGGATTCTGACCGGTCCTGATTCACTGGCCGTTCTGGAAATCGAATCGCGCTGTACCTTGAAACTGAAATCAGATACGACATTGGTACTGGAAACGGCCGGGCAGTCCATTAATGTCAGCCTCAGACAAGGCGGACTGTTCTCAAGAATCAAAAAACTTCTGGGAAAGGAATACAATGTGCGGACCGGCGATACGGTAGCGGGAGTCCGGGGTACGGAATTCTTTGTCGCTTTCGGAGAAACCATCGAGGAAACGCCGGATATCTGGCTCTGCGTCAATGAAGGGGCTGTCGAGGTGGCTCTGCCCGCAACCGGAGAATCTCTCATAGTCCGCGAAGGCGAAGGGATAACCATACCAGCCGGGAACCGACTGACAACACCCCGCTCCTACAGCTGGACGGCAGATCTGAACTGGAACATCGACCCGGATAAGGGGGAGTTGAAGGACGAAACTGACCTGAGCGGAGCTTATGCGGACTTAAGGGATTTTGATTATGATTGA
- a CDS encoding glycoside hydrolase family 130 protein gives MFKERKAKVEKAHAELLTLKNEPVLPGNGIYTRYKYPILTAEHTPLDWRYDLNETTNPYFMERMGINAVMNSGAIRIKGKYYLMCRIEGMDRKSFFGLAESDDGIHFSFTGKPLLMPENPRKETNSYDMRLTQHEDGWIYGIYCAERKDPDAAPGDTASAVASAAMIRTKDLENWERLPDLKTPSSQQRNVVLHPEFVKGKYLLYTRPQDGFIDTGSGGGISVGYCDDMTDAVIERETVLDEKIYHTIKEVKNGAGAPPVKTDEGWLHIAHGVRNTADGLRYVIYAFMTELDDPEKLLYTPGGYLIAPRGSERVGDVSNVVFTNGLIADDDGRLFIYYASSDTRMHVALSTVGQLVDYCKNTPADPLTSHESVKQRLEMIERNRSL, from the coding sequence ATGTTTAAAGAGAGAAAAGCTAAGGTAGAGAAAGCCCATGCGGAGCTTCTGACCCTGAAAAACGAACCGGTCCTTCCCGGGAATGGAATATATACAAGATATAAATATCCCATTCTGACAGCGGAGCACACGCCGCTGGACTGGCGATACGATTTAAATGAAACAACCAACCCCTATTTCATGGAGAGAATGGGCATCAATGCAGTTATGAACTCCGGTGCCATCAGAATCAAGGGAAAATACTACCTGATGTGCCGGATCGAGGGAATGGACAGAAAATCCTTCTTCGGCCTGGCGGAAAGTGATGACGGAATCCACTTTAGCTTCACCGGAAAGCCCCTCCTGATGCCGGAGAACCCCCGCAAAGAGACAAACTCCTACGATATGAGACTGACGCAGCACGAAGACGGTTGGATATACGGCATTTACTGCGCCGAACGGAAGGATCCCGATGCGGCTCCCGGCGATACGGCCAGCGCGGTCGCCAGCGCCGCCATGATCCGGACAAAAGATCTGGAAAACTGGGAACGGCTCCCGGACCTGAAGACGCCTTCGTCACAGCAGAGAAATGTGGTTCTCCACCCCGAATTTGTAAAAGGGAAATATCTTCTCTACACAAGGCCTCAGGACGGATTTATCGACACGGGATCGGGGGGTGGAATATCCGTCGGCTACTGCGACGATATGACCGATGCGGTTATCGAAAGGGAAACCGTTCTCGATGAGAAGATCTACCATACCATTAAGGAAGTAAAGAACGGAGCCGGCGCCCCACCGGTCAAAACCGATGAAGGCTGGCTCCATATTGCCCATGGCGTCCGCAACACGGCCGACGGCCTGCGCTATGTCATTTACGCCTTTATGACCGAGCTCGATGATCCGGAAAAACTGCTTTACACTCCCGGCGGCTATCTCATCGCTCCCAGAGGAAGCGAAAGAGTGGGAGATGTGTCCAACGTCGTATTCACCAACGGTTTGATAGCCGATGATGACGGAAGGCTGTTCATCTACTACGCCTCTTCGGACACGCGAATGCATGTCGCCCTGTCGACAGTAGGACAGCTTGTCGATTACTGCAAAAATACGCCGGCCGATCCGCTGACGTCTCATGAATCGGTTAAGCAGAGATTGGAGATGATAGAGAGGAACAGGTCACTCTAG